TTCTTTTGGTACGTCGTCAACAGAATTAAAATTATTTTCACTTAAAAACTCAGCAAATGCTTCATTTGTTGGTGCCAACACGGTAAATGGTCCAGGACCGTTAAGAGTATTAACTAATTCGGCTTTAGTTACAGCTGCAACTAAACTACTTAAATTAGAGTTTACTGCCACATCAACAATTGTATTTGTTTTTATAGAAGTTTCTTCACTACTACAAGAAGTAAATAATGATAGCAATAATACAAAAGTGACTAATTTTGATAATGTTTTCATTGGATAAATTTTTTGAGTTAAATTATTTGTTTAGCAATAATACAAATAAGTTAAACAAAATAAATTAAAAAAATGTTAAATTTTTTTTCAATAAGGTTAAACAAAACTAATTTTAAATACTCAATTTTACTTATTTGTACTTCCATAAAAAAGTCTAATTTTGTATTAAATATAATGAGCTAAATGAATCAAACTACAAATACAATATTAATGATTCGTCCTATCAATTTTAGGATGAATGAGCAAACTGCTGTGAATAACTATTATCAAAAAGAAATTGATAATGCACTTCCATCAACAATTAATGCTAAAGCCCAAGTTGAGTTTGATACTTTTGTAGAAAAATTACGCAGTTTTGGAATTCATGTAATTGTAGTTTCTGATACAAATGATTCTGATACTCCAGATTCTATTTTTCCAAATAATTGGATTTCTTTTCATGCAGACGGTACGGTTGCAATGTACCCAATGTTTGCAGAAAACAGACGTTTAGAAAGACGTGAAGATGTTTTAGAAGAATTAGAAAAGGAAGGTTTTTTAATAGAAAATATAGTAGATTACACTTCTGCAGAAGAAGATGATGTCTTTTTAGAAGGTACCGGAAGCATTTGTTTGGATAGAGAAAATAATAAAGCATATTGCGCACTTTCTCCTAGAGCAGATGAAGAGTTGTTTATAGAGTTTTGTGAAGATTTTGAATACACTCCGGTTGTTTTTACGGCAAATCAAACCGTAAACGGTAAAAGAGAAGCTATTTATCACACGAATGTTATGATGTGTGTTGCAGAAACGTTGGCTATAATTTGTCTGGCATCAATAGATGATAAAGCAGAACGTAAAAATGTGTTGAAGCATTTAAAAGAAGATGGTAAAAAAGTAATAGATATT
The nucleotide sequence above comes from Polaribacter butkevichii. Encoded proteins:
- the ctlX gene encoding citrulline utilization hydrolase CtlX produces the protein MNQTTNTILMIRPINFRMNEQTAVNNYYQKEIDNALPSTINAKAQVEFDTFVEKLRSFGIHVIVVSDTNDSDTPDSIFPNNWISFHADGTVAMYPMFAENRRLERREDVLEELEKEGFLIENIVDYTSAEEDDVFLEGTGSICLDRENNKAYCALSPRADEELFIEFCEDFEYTPVVFTANQTVNGKREAIYHTNVMMCVAETLAIICLASIDDKAERKNVLKHLKEDGKKVIDITEEQVNNFAGNMLQVRGKDDERFLIMSQAAFNCLTQSQKAQINNHCKIISSSLDTIEYCGGGSARCMMAEIFLPKK